CAACTATTGAACTACAGGACAGAATCTCGGGCTTTTTAAAAAAGTTTGAAGCGATCAAGGTTTAGTGGGAAGTTAAATCTTAGCCAAAAACATAGTAAATCGCTGGTTTCACAGTTACATTTGGATTTTAATTTGATTTTTTAAATCCATCCATTATTACTAATTTTGCAAAATGTTTTTGAAAATGAAGCCGATTCTTTCCGTAATTGCTATTGTCTTTCTTTTTTCTTCCTGCAGTGAGTATCAAAAAGTACTTAAAAACGAGGAGGTTAAACCGAAATACGATTTAGCACAAAAATATTACGACGAAGGCGATTATAAAAGGGCAAACAGACTTTTTGAGCAGATAGTTCCCAAGTACGTTGGTAAACCCCAAGGCGAGCGTGTAATGTTCTTTTTTGCCAATACTTATTTCAAGACAGAAGACTATTACCTCTCTGGATATCAGTTTGAACGTTTTATAAAATCATATCCTAAAAGCGATAAAATTCAGGAAGCGTCATTCTTGGGAGCTAAAAGTTACTATGAACTTTCCCCATTGTATTCTTTGGACCAAACGGACACGGACAAAGCACTTGCAAAACTTCAGAATTTTATCAATACCTATCCTGAATCAGAATTTTTTGAAGAGGCCAATGCAATGGCCAGGGAGCTGACCTCCAAAAAAGAAAAGAAACAAATAGAGATAGCCAAGCAATTTAATAAATTAGGGCAGTTCAATTACCCAATTTTAGTATCTGCCATGACAGCTTTCGACAATTTCATTTCTGATAATCCAGGGTCGATTTACAGGGAAGAAGCCCTGTATTACCGTATTGAGTCGGCTACAAGTTTGGCAATAAACAGCACGTCAAATAGAAAGGAAGAACGTTTGCGTGAAGCATTGGATTCATACAACACCTTATTAAAGTATTTTCCTGAAACAAAATATAAAAAGAAGGCCGATAACTTGGCCGAAAAAATACAAAAGGAATTAAGTGTATATTCCGATTCCAAATAAATAGTTAAAGACGCAGCCATATGCAAGATTTAAAAAATACGAAAGCTCCGGTTTCCACCGTTACCCACGATAGAAACGAATTTGATGACAAAACGGAAAATATTTATGAAGCGATTTCCATTGCTTCCAAAAGAGCTATCCAAATCAATTCTGAGATAAAGAAAGAATTGTTGGAAAAGTTGGAAGAATTCGCAACTTATAGTGATAGCTTGGAAGAAGTTTTCGAAAACAAGGAACAAATAGAAGTTTCCAAGTTTTACGAAAAGCTTCCTAAACCACATGCTTTAGCGGTTATGGAGTGGTTAGAAGATAAAATCTATTACAGAAACACAGAGAAAGACGCCTAGAAATGCTGAGCGGTAAACATATCCTTTTGGGAATTACCGGAGGAATTGCTGCTTACAAAACTACATTTCTTGTTAGGTTATTGATAAAAGCTGGTGCCGAGGTCAAAATTGTAATGACCCAAAGTGCCAGCTCTTTTGTTTCCCCCCTTACTTTATCCACTTTATCCAAGAATCCGGTCTCCATTGATTTTATAAACCAGGAAGATGGTAGTGTCTCTTGGAACAACCATGTGGAACTTGGATTGTGGGCAGATATCGTTATCATTGCGCCTGCTACTGCCAATACGCTTTCTAAAATGGCACATGGTACTTGCGACAATTTGCTCATGGCAACGTATTTATCAGCAAAGTGCCCGGTGTATTTTGCCCCAGCTATGGATTTGGATATGTACAAACATCCAACGACCAAAGCATCCTTTGAAAAATTGGCATCCTTTGAAAATGTCATGATACCCGCAGCGTCTGGAGAATTGGCAAGTGGTCTTCATGGTGAAGGCCGAATGGCGGAACCAGAAATCATAGTTCAATTTATTGAAGAAGA
The nucleotide sequence above comes from Flagellimonas sp. HMM57. Encoded proteins:
- a CDS encoding DNA-directed RNA polymerase subunit omega, producing the protein MQDLKNTKAPVSTVTHDRNEFDDKTENIYEAISIASKRAIQINSEIKKELLEKLEEFATYSDSLEEVFENKEQIEVSKFYEKLPKPHALAVMEWLEDKIYYRNTEKDA
- a CDS encoding outer membrane protein assembly factor BamD yields the protein MFLKMKPILSVIAIVFLFSSCSEYQKVLKNEEVKPKYDLAQKYYDEGDYKRANRLFEQIVPKYVGKPQGERVMFFFANTYFKTEDYYLSGYQFERFIKSYPKSDKIQEASFLGAKSYYELSPLYSLDQTDTDKALAKLQNFINTYPESEFFEEANAMARELTSKKEKKQIEIAKQFNKLGQFNYPILVSAMTAFDNFISDNPGSIYREEALYYRIESATSLAINSTSNRKEERLREALDSYNTLLKYFPETKYKKKADNLAEKIQKELSVYSDSK